One part of the Ziziphus jujuba cultivar Dongzao chromosome 2, ASM3175591v1 genome encodes these proteins:
- the LOC125422380 gene encoding receptor-like protein 47 — protein sequence MKGQLLRYTKTLSLVTMLDLSGNNLSGDLPIEMTNLLGLIVLNLSRNHFTGHIPKSISKLKQLSSLDLSSNRFSGAIPQSLGSLSFLGYLNLSNNDLSGPIPYKDQMVTFDASSFAGNVGLCGGPLAVKCPGDDKNGKPDKEWMTPMDTGNGESFTDKWFYLSIGLGFTAGIVVSYLITAMRKPWSGAYFDVVDKAMDRILYLWLKYVTIK from the coding sequence ATGAAAGGCCAACTTCTAAGATACACCAAGACCCTCTCTCTTGTAACCATGCTAGACCTCTCAGGGAATAACTTGAGTGGAGATCTTCCTATAGAAATGACAAACTTGTTGGGTTTGATCGTTCTCAACTTGTCAAGAAACCATTTCACTGGTCACATTCCCAAAAGCATTTCGAAGCTGAAGCAATTGTCTTCTCTTGATCTCTCAAGTAATAGGTTCTCTGGTGCTATTCCTCAAAGCTTGGGGTCACTCTCATTCCTGGGGTATCTGAATCTGTCAAACAATGATTTGTCTGGTCCTATTCCTTATAAAGATCAGATGGTCACGTTTGATGCATCCTCTTTTGCTGGAAATGTTGGCCTTTGTGGTGGTCCACTTGCTGTAAAATGTCCAGGTGATGACAAAAATGGGAAACCGGATAAGGAATGGATGACTCCCATGGATACTGGTAATGGTGAGAGCTTCACTGATAAGTGGTTTTATTTGAGCATTGGATTGGGATTTACAGCTGGAATTGTTGTCTCGTATTTGATAACGGCAATGAGAAAACCGTGGAGCGGAGCCTACTTTGATGTTGTTGATAAAGCTATGGATAGAATACTATATCTGTGGTTGAAATATGTAACCATAAAGTAG
- the LOC125422451 gene encoding uncharacterized protein LOC125422451, with the protein MMFTFVYAGWEGTANDSRVFLDAITRSENKFPLPKEGEYYVVDSGFPCTMGFLPPFRGERYHLQEYHGRGRQPRGPKELFNYRHSSLRNVIERCFGVLKARFRILKMMPPYKQSRQPLIVIACCTLHNFIRKSAQNDVMFTQWEEEEQEIEDEEASTSGSNNSIDLSDEAATAMAAYRNQLSQVMWHDYVIHM; encoded by the exons ATGATGTTTACTTTCGTTTATGCTGGTTGGGAGGGCACTGCAAATGATTCAAGAGTTTTTCTTGATGCAATTACAAGATCTGAGAATAAATTTCCATTACCTAAAGAag GTGAATATTATGTTGTTGATTCTGGATTTCCATGTACCATGGGTTTTCTTCCTCCATTTCGAGGTGAAAGATATCATTTGCAAGAATATCATGGTAGAGGTCGCCAACCAAGAGGACCAAAAGAATTGTTTAATTATAGACATTCTTCACTTAGAAATGTTATTGAACGTTGCTTTGGTGTGTTGAAAGCGCGGTTtcgaattttgaaaatgatgcCACCTTACAAGCAAAGTAGACAACCTTTGATAGTTATAGCTTGTTGTACACTACATAATTTCATTCGAAAGTCGGCACAAAATGATGTTATGTTTACAcaatgggaagaagaagaacaagagattgaagatgaagaagctaGTACAAGTGGATCAAACAATAGTATAGATTTGTCAGACGAAGCAGCAACAGCTATGGCAGCTTATCGCAATCAGCTTTCACAAGTAATGTGGCATGACTATGTTATTCATATGtaa